In Microbacterium terrisoli, the genomic stretch AATGATGCCCGCCGGGCTGGGGACCGGGGCGGGCATAAGAAAGCCGGGTGGACAAACCTGTCCCCCGGCACTTACCGATGCTAGCAGAAACGAATCACATGCGTGTAGTTCTGTCTCGCGTGTCACACAGTCGGTTCAACCAATGCACGATCTCGCGTGCTCGCATCGCTTTCCAGATGAGGACTTTGATGCGTATCCACGCCCACCCGCCCGTCTCCTGCACGTCATCCACGAGGTCTCCGTGCCAGCCGATCACCCAGCGCGTCTTACTCATAGTTTTGATCCTCCCATCATGGTCTCAGTCTTGGCGATCTGTTCGGCGAGGAACTTGAACTGTGCCGGGGTCCACACGACCCCGCACGCCGCGCACCTCGCATCCAACGTCTCCCCCGTGTCCCTATCACGTCGGAACCCCAACGCGGACGACCGGACGTTCTCACCGTCCACCCACCGGTACACGTACCGTTCACCGCAGGACACGCACGGTGATTGGATTTCGGCCATGCGCGGCGGGTCGAAGTAGTCGCGGATGCGTTGCTCCCAACCCTTCACGGCGTCCTTTGCGTACATGTCCCGACCGTTCACGGTGACGATCGTGTCGTCGTCGATCTTCGCCGCCCACCGTGCAAGCATCTGCTCGAGTCGTTCCGGCCCTGGCACGAGCTCGAACTGTTCCGCCCAGCACACGGTGATCTCCGTGTCGATGTCGGTGTACAGGTCCA encodes the following:
- a CDS encoding DUF7341 domain-containing protein is translated as MSTDVEVLTRTHKRGIHTIDGFEVHSEPSLISQLREAIFGSGVADNSGRGHRSKLPLQAAALDLYTDIDTEITVCWAEQFELVPGPERLEQMLARWAAKIDDDTIVTVNGRDMYAKDAVKGWEQRIRDYFDPPRMAEIQSPCVSCGERYVYRWVDGENVRSSALGFRRDRDTGETLDARCAACGVVWTPAQFKFLAEQIAKTETMMGGSKL